Proteins from one Archocentrus centrarchus isolate MPI-CPG fArcCen1 chromosome 8, fArcCen1, whole genome shotgun sequence genomic window:
- the LOC115784550 gene encoding thyroid hormone receptor alpha isoform X1, with protein sequence MEPMSNKQDSNSSEGDEKGWPDVPKRKRKNSQCSVKSMSALSVSVPGYIPSYLEKDEPCVVCGDKATGYHYRCITCEGCKGFFRRTIQKNLHPSYSCKYEGCCIIDKITRNQCQLCRFKKCISVGMAMDLVLDDTKRVAKRRLIEENREKRKKEEMMRVLQMRPEPDSAEWELIRMVTEAHRHTNAQGSSWKQKRKFLPDDIGQGPMVPTADGDKVDLEVFSEFTKIMTPAITRVVDFAKKLPMFSELPCEDQIILLKGCCMEIMSLRAAVRYDPDSETLTLNGEMAVKREQLKNGGLGVVSDAIFDLGKSLAQFNLDDSEVALMQAVLLMSSDRSGLTSVEKIEQCQEAYLLAFEHYINYRKHNIPHFWPKLLMKVTDLRMIGACHASRFLHMKVECPNELFPPLFLEVFEDQEV encoded by the exons GTGGCCAGATGTgccaaagagaaagagaaagaacagCCAGTGCTCAGTGAAGAGCATGTCTG CTCTTAGCGTCTCTGTTCCAGGGTATATCCCCAGCTACCTGGAGAAAGACGAGCCATGCGTGGTGTGTGGGGACAAGGCAACTGGGTACCACTACCGCTGCATCACCTGCGAGGGCTGCAAG GGTTTCTTCCGCCGGACCATCCAGAAGAACCTCCATCCGTCCTACTCCTGTAAATATGAAGGTTGCTGCATCATTGACAAGATCACACGCAACCAGTGCCAGCTGTGCCGCTTTAAGAAGTGCATCTCTGTGGGCATGGCCATGGACT TGGTGTTGGATGACACAAAGCGCGTGGCCAAGCGGCGTCTGATCGAGGAGAAtcgagagaagaggaagaaagaggagaTGATGCGGGTGCTTCAGATGAGGCCAGAGCCGGACAGCGCAGAATGGGAGCTGATCAGGATGGTGACCGAAGCCCACCGGCACACCAACGCCCAGGGCTCCAGCTGGAAACAGAAgcgcaaattcctg CCCGATGATATTGGCCAGGGTCCTATGGTGCCCACTGCAGATGGAGATAAGGTGGATCTGGAAGTCTTCAGCGAGTTTACCAAGATAATGACCCCTGCCATCACTCGCGTCGTTGACTTTGCCAAGAAACTGCCCATGTTTTCAGAG CTGCCTTGTGAGGACCAGATCATCTTGCTGAAGGGCTGCTGCATGGAGATCATGTCGCTGCGTGCTGCTGTGCGCTATGATCCTGACAGCGAGACTCTGACACTAAACGGCGAGATGGCCGTGAAGCGCGAGCAGCTAAAGAACGGTGGGCTGGGCGTGGTGTCGGATGCCATCTTTGATCTGGGCAAAAGCCTGGCGCAGTTTAATCTGGATGACTCGGAGGTGGCACTGATGCAGGCCGTGCTGCTCATGAGCTCAG ACCGTTCAGGGTTGACCAGTGTGGAGAAGATTGAGCAGTGCCAAGAGGCCTACCTTCTTGCGTTCGAGCACTACATAAACTACCGCAAGCACAACATTCCCCACTTTTGGCCCAAGCTGCTGATGAAGGTGACAGACCTGCGCATGATCGGGGCTTGCCACGCCAGCCGCTTCCTCCACATGAAGGTGGAGTGTCCTAACGAACTGTTTCCCCCGCTCTTCCTGGAGGTGTTCGAGGACCAGGAAGTGTAA
- the LOC115784550 gene encoding thyroid hormone receptor alpha isoform X2, whose product MHILQPYCINRWPDVPKRKRKNSQCSVKSMSALSVSVPGYIPSYLEKDEPCVVCGDKATGYHYRCITCEGCKGFFRRTIQKNLHPSYSCKYEGCCIIDKITRNQCQLCRFKKCISVGMAMDLVLDDTKRVAKRRLIEENREKRKKEEMMRVLQMRPEPDSAEWELIRMVTEAHRHTNAQGSSWKQKRKFLPDDIGQGPMVPTADGDKVDLEVFSEFTKIMTPAITRVVDFAKKLPMFSELPCEDQIILLKGCCMEIMSLRAAVRYDPDSETLTLNGEMAVKREQLKNGGLGVVSDAIFDLGKSLAQFNLDDSEVALMQAVLLMSSDRSGLTSVEKIEQCQEAYLLAFEHYINYRKHNIPHFWPKLLMKVTDLRMIGACHASRFLHMKVECPNELFPPLFLEVFEDQEV is encoded by the exons ATGCATATCTTACAGCCGTACTGCATCAACAG GTGGCCAGATGTgccaaagagaaagagaaagaacagCCAGTGCTCAGTGAAGAGCATGTCTG CTCTTAGCGTCTCTGTTCCAGGGTATATCCCCAGCTACCTGGAGAAAGACGAGCCATGCGTGGTGTGTGGGGACAAGGCAACTGGGTACCACTACCGCTGCATCACCTGCGAGGGCTGCAAG GGTTTCTTCCGCCGGACCATCCAGAAGAACCTCCATCCGTCCTACTCCTGTAAATATGAAGGTTGCTGCATCATTGACAAGATCACACGCAACCAGTGCCAGCTGTGCCGCTTTAAGAAGTGCATCTCTGTGGGCATGGCCATGGACT TGGTGTTGGATGACACAAAGCGCGTGGCCAAGCGGCGTCTGATCGAGGAGAAtcgagagaagaggaagaaagaggagaTGATGCGGGTGCTTCAGATGAGGCCAGAGCCGGACAGCGCAGAATGGGAGCTGATCAGGATGGTGACCGAAGCCCACCGGCACACCAACGCCCAGGGCTCCAGCTGGAAACAGAAgcgcaaattcctg CCCGATGATATTGGCCAGGGTCCTATGGTGCCCACTGCAGATGGAGATAAGGTGGATCTGGAAGTCTTCAGCGAGTTTACCAAGATAATGACCCCTGCCATCACTCGCGTCGTTGACTTTGCCAAGAAACTGCCCATGTTTTCAGAG CTGCCTTGTGAGGACCAGATCATCTTGCTGAAGGGCTGCTGCATGGAGATCATGTCGCTGCGTGCTGCTGTGCGCTATGATCCTGACAGCGAGACTCTGACACTAAACGGCGAGATGGCCGTGAAGCGCGAGCAGCTAAAGAACGGTGGGCTGGGCGTGGTGTCGGATGCCATCTTTGATCTGGGCAAAAGCCTGGCGCAGTTTAATCTGGATGACTCGGAGGTGGCACTGATGCAGGCCGTGCTGCTCATGAGCTCAG ACCGTTCAGGGTTGACCAGTGTGGAGAAGATTGAGCAGTGCCAAGAGGCCTACCTTCTTGCGTTCGAGCACTACATAAACTACCGCAAGCACAACATTCCCCACTTTTGGCCCAAGCTGCTGATGAAGGTGACAGACCTGCGCATGATCGGGGCTTGCCACGCCAGCCGCTTCCTCCACATGAAGGTGGAGTGTCCTAACGAACTGTTTCCCCCGCTCTTCCTGGAGGTGTTCGAGGACCAGGAAGTGTAA